The DNA window AACGCAATTTCTGTATGAACGCAACAGCACTGGCAAGAGCATGGAATAATATCGCCAGCAACAGCGTGAAATAAAATCTGTGCACATGATAAAGAGACTTCGAGGCTCAAAACATCTCATAAACACTGTAAACTCTTGTCTTGCAAAGTTTCTAGACATGGTCTGGCAAACGGAAACATGTGAAACTAGAttcagaaaaccacaatgcgaGTGCACAATGCTCATCAGCTTTCCCCTTGGACACAGGTACTACAGAAGGACTCAGCAGAAGATAGATAATCTAGGTCATCCGCTGGGCGGCCTCCTTAGCGAGCAGCTTTTCCCTGGCCTTGGTCTTGGCCTGTGACTTGGAGCCCATGATGCCgcctccccacttcttcctgaCCTCGTCGAACTTGTCGTTGAAGTTTGCCTGGAGTACAATTTGAGCTAGTTTAGGAGCGATCATAACCACATGATACCAATCAGATCACAATATGCCATTCTTTCCTACCTTAATTGCCTCCAAGATCTTGCTGAACTCAAGCTTGTCCTCATTCTTGACAGTGGTAAGGCACAGCACGGATGCGGTCTTCTTGTGAACAATCTGCGTTGGTACCATTATTTGTTAAGTTTCAGCATTCATTTCAGACAACCATTGATCAGTCAACAAGCTCAATTTCCAGTGTAGGCGAAAACATACCGATCCAAGGCGAGCCTTTCCTTTAACAATGCAGTAAGGGACCTCCATCTTCCTGCACAGGGCCGGAAGCCACACAACAAGCTCAATCGGATCCACATCATGAGCGATGACAACAAGCTGGGCCTTGTTctggagaaaaaaaaagattcgAGTCAACATTGTCAATACTTGTTGCCATGAAAGTGTTACCCTTGATTAGCAAGTAGtcaagaaaaacagagaagcgATGTCTTACCTGCTCAATGAGGTAGGTCACATGGTTAAGGCCATACTTCACAACAATTGGTTTCTTAGCTTCAACGGTTTTCCCTTCATTCTCAGCCTGAGCCCTCTTCAAAAGCCTCTCCTTCTTGGCAGCCTTGTCCTCAGGGCGGTACCTCAGAAGCATCTTAAACAGGTTGGTAGCTGCAAACATACATTCACAGATATTATCAACTACATATTTTACAGTGAAAAGTAAATAGATAGCTAAAACAGAACAAACAAAGCAAACAGCAAACAACAAAGGCAAGTCGAGAAGACGTAATTCCAGGACCAGACGTTGTTCATGCATAGCAGCAACGGCCAGCTAAAACTGTAAGCCCATTCCTGTTCTGTAGTTTTTCAGTAGCTTCTATGAACAAAATATGGTGTTTAATCATTTTCACAGGCAAGATTAGACATGCTACCACACATTCCTAAGATGGAAAAGTACATATATGTACCATGGTAACAAAGGCCTAAACAAACACAAATGGCAGGCACATCAACAAGTCAAGACTCTGTGTGCTAATCAAGAAGTCGTGACACCCAAGCATAATAACATTATTACACAAATACTACAACTGTATTGCCATCATGTGGACAAGATTATCCAATGGTTAGTGCAGAGATCAACTCAGTCGTTACCAATCAGTTGTTCACATGACATAGTACTTGGTCCTACATCTATTCGAGACTACTGTAGCAAGCAAGAAGGGGATATACTTCTAGCGAATTCAGACATTGAACTTCCTATGTCCAGTTCAGACTCTCTGTAAACGAGGGGGAGAATGCTGTGTATACCAAGGTTCTTGTCGAGGGTACGGGTAAACTGGTTGAGCGCCGGCGGCACCTTGAGGCGCTGCTTGAGAATGCGGCGCTGGCGCTGGATACGCACGACCTTGGGCCACTTGACGAACCGGTGCAGGTCCTTCTTGGGTGGAAGGGCACCGCCGATACCGAACTGCTTCGGCCTCTTCTCGAAGAGCGGGTTGGTAACCTTCTCCTGCACCAGCAAAACGCAACCAAATCAGTCACACAATCCAGCCATGTCACCTTACACatctcgaggaagaagatggtAGGGTTTAGCACATACTGTTTTCTTCTTGGCCGGCACCGGCGCCTTGCCACCTCGCTTCGGGGCCTGCAGATTCGATTCAAGGTCTTAGCACATTGCATCAATCATACACAGATTTCAGCAAGATATCACCCGAAAACAACAAGTACATCATGCGCCCCCAAAGATCCACGAAACCAGATTGAAACATCACAAATTGCTCCAAACAAAAAAAGATCAACGGAAACCACAGGGTTTTCCTTCAGGAAAAGAGATTCGGACGGTGGGAATCGGAAGGTACGGGCCGCGGATCAGCGGCGAGACCGCACGTACCATTTCGCCGGAGGGGAGCTTGGCGTTCCGAACGGGAGACGACGGCGACGCGGGGGAGTGGGGAGGCGGCGAGTGGCGCTTGGAGGCGGAGAGGTGGTTCTATAAAGGATGCCTCGCGCCGAGTTGGACGCTGCCTGGCCGTCAGATGCGGGGTGGAGCAGCGAGCGGGGCGGTCTCGGCCGTCCAGTGCAGGGATTAGGGTTTAGGCGATGCTAACTTGGGCCGCAGCCGAGGGCTAGGTGGGTGGGCCTATATGGGCTGGTCTGTTTGTTCGAGTGGTCCGTAGTGTGGTAGTAATTCTTGTTCGAGCGAGCCCACTGCTTTGATACTTTTCAAACGAACCCCGCGTAGGTTCTACTATTACGCATGCACCCCATCAATGCTTGGGTTCGGGTGAATTTTTCCTTATGTTCGTTTCCTCCGCAGTTCCCTGCACATCTCATCATCTCAACCACATCTATGCTTCTGGTGAGTGTTCGAGAACTGGTGATGCAGAGCTAATTGAGCTCCTGTGAATTATGTTCGGTTTGAATTCCTGGTTAGGTGATGCAGAGCTAATTGATCTCGAGGAAGGTTGACTTTTCAAAAGATGAAATGAATGAGCTTTTAGGCGATTAGTATTAATAACTATTGAATTGGTAGCAGTGGTATTGGTTTAGCGGCAGTACTGACATGGTCAGCTGGGCCAATTGAAATTTTCTGATCCTACTACCACTCGTTTTAATTATTCTGTAGGTGTTACTTTTCCAAATAAAAATTGCAATATTGGGTTTAgtgttccaaattataggtcgttttggcaTTTCTAGATGCATAGATTTTgttatgcacctagatatacgttatatctagatacatagcaaaatttatacACGTAGAAATACCAAAATAACCTATACATTACACCTAGATACATAACAAAATTTGCTCATGTGTTGCCGGTAATTTCTTTGAAGCTCGTAAACCCTTGGAGTCTTGGACGATACATGTCTTTTGGCAAAATGTCAAAACAAAAGGATTGGCAGTGGTGCTGCGCCACCATTTCAGTTTTTCGATTTTCTGAGTATGTTCAAAGTTCAAATACCTCTATTCAGTGCTTAATTCTGTTTTTTTTGCACATTTCACGATTTTTTGTGTTAAATAACTAAACCTCTAGTCCTTGTTGTGAactttgtaaaaaaaataaaatagttgTATGTGAAACTGCACTTGTGACTACAATGGCTCAGTTGATCTCCTTCATGCTTATGTATGTTGACTTTGTGGTTCAGACACTACATTGACATGTCTCGCCCTAAAAAACTATGTAGGCAGGTATATTCTTTTGTTTCATTTGAGGTGTACCTTAGAAGCAATATTATTTCATTATAATTGTACCTCTCTCATTTCAAACGACCCTTTTTCAAATTACCCATTCAGTTTCTGCAACTTTTCCCACCAAAAAATTAGATGATTCAAGATGTGCACATTGTTTGTGAAGCTGCTTAGGCACTTACAAGTTGGATTATGTCCTTCACTCTTACCAAAAGCTCTTCTTTACTTAGTCTTCCTCCGGCTTTTCAGATGGAGCTCTAGCTAACGAAACAAGATGGCTCCAAGCATCCATCTTTTGACTCTAGAGGAGtgaaccaaaaaaaaaagaggcgtGGAGCCTACCCTCATCTTTTAAGCTGATTCCTTCTCACTGGCGGTCCAAGTGTTCCAAAAGCTGCTGGGTAATTATTTAAGCATATATTGTACCAAGGTTCCCATATACGTATAGTATCATCCTGTCTTGATGTAGTCAAACATGGCTCTTACAAGTTACAGGTTCAGATAATAGTATTTTTTATATATTTGACATCTGCATAGCTAATTCCCCTGGCTTCTCCATATTAGGAGATTGAGCCACAAGTTTGACAAACTAGGATATTGTATTACATGTATTAAAGGTCTCAAGGACAATTTACTGAAATGGCAGTTGTATGCTTTGCGTCTTTGGGTGTTCAAAGAATTTACTGATTAGTTGCAAGTTATCATTTTTGGAACAACTCTGAAGCTTAGAGGCAGCAATCAGTTTATAGTAGCGCCTTTACCTTATTTCTTTTTCTTATACAGAGTTGAACTGATGCTCTACAAATTTTCTGTGCACCGTTGTAGAATGGATCAAAGAACTCAAAACAGAACTGATAATCTTATCAGAATGCAGCAACCCAGCTTGGTGAATCGAATGAGCCTGTTTGTAATAAACAGGGTGTAGAGTTACAAATCTTGTATGGAAAGTGTGGCCCATCAGGTGCTGTTCACTGGATGCTGAATTCTGGGAGCTGAGGCGTTCTGTCAATTCAATCTTTACCCATTATGCATCGCCAGCAGGTACATATGTAGAGATGATCTTGAATTCATTTGCTCTCTAGTCTAAATACAAAGTAACTTAAGGTTTAATATTGGCTCCTCTTTTAGATGACAAAATATCCTTTAATGTGACAAATTGATGTCAATACTGCAATTTTGCTCTTCAGGGAGTTGCATTTTCTACATGTAATCTGGTAGCAAAGCAGAAAAAAAGGAACTAACGAAACTCTAGATTCTTGGAATGTTCACTACATTCGTACTCCTGAACAAGTCTTTTGTCGGACTGAATTTGTCACGCACTGAATCTAGTTTCTCGTGATAGATAAACCTGCATCAAACCTGTTGCTATGTTCTGCTCACTTTTTTGGGTAATCGGGTTAGCTATGCTGCTACCTGTATGTACTATTTGTAATCAGGGGATGCATGTACTATTTGTAATCAGGGGAATTTTTCCCTGTCCCTTGTACTCTCTGTTGTTTTAAAGTCATTCTTGATTCCTTAAAAAAGGGGAGAAACTATCATTGCATCACGTGAGGGCAACATCAGGCCATCAACAACACATCTAGATCACTAGAGCACATGACATTTTTTTGTCCGTCTCACAATGAGAATATGCTCAACAAAAAACTCGAGCTCAAGAACTCGTCGACTGCTAGGATGCACGAGCCACCTTGTTGGCGGTTGGCATCTACATGATCTGCACACGAATGACATCAGTATTCAGTACAACACATAGCGGAAGATCGGGTGCAGATCGGCGAGATCGAGCACCCGTCGCCGCCCAAGCTACGACCGGCCGACGAGGAGCTGCCGGCCTGGGGCGAGCAGCCGGTACGCGGAGTGGCCCCTGGCGAGGCCGCACcttgccacggccgccgccgcctcgccggcggcggcctcctcctcctcgatctGCTCCAGCACCCGCACGAAGGCGTCGGCGTCGCACGGCAGCGTGAGCGGGCCCGCGGCCGCGTACCCGAACGcctcctcggcctcctccagcaGCGCCCGGAACAGCGGGTGGTTGACGCACTCGGTCCGGACCGCGAACCGCTGCCGCCCCGCGCCGACGCACACCGTGCAGCAgccctccggcggcggcggctgctgcttgCCCCTCCGCGCGCTCCGGCACCGGTCCAGCGTCTTCGTGATGAGCCCCGGCTTCCTCCCTTTCTCCAGAGCCGCCGCGGGCAGCTTCTTCTCGACCATGGTGGACACGTCACAGCGAGGTGACGAAGGTGCGTGGAAGTATGGGCGGTGTTGATTGGTAGAGGCTTATGGTGAAATCAAGCTTAGTGGTCAAGAATGAGGAGGCGAGAGGAATATATATAGGAGAGAAGATGGTTAGTGAATCTAGAGAAAGGGTCGTGATCAAGAGGCTGTTTTAATATAAGATTAGATgtgatgagagagagagagagaggctatGTAGTTTTTGTACCCAATCATTGCACATATAGAATTACACACTTGTAGTACACGCATATAGTACAATTGTTAGGGTACGGTTTGGCAGTTCCGGAGGGCAAACAAACTGGAGCATCAGGGGCCAGGGATGCTCCAGCTCCATGCACGCGTGACCTCATGCACGGCCGACCTGGGCCAGTTCGTGGCGTCATTTTTGCAATAATGCAGTAGATTTTGCGGCAACTCCTCTCTAACCAGCTGCGTGCATGATTGCGATCAGCTTGGAGGTGTCAAGCTGCCCAACCACAAGGGTTGTTCAGCTTAGCAGCCTGATTGGTGATTAGCAGTAcatctgctctgctcctccctAATGCAACGCTCCAAAACGTCAGCCTCCTCGCCTCCTTTGTTTTATGGTGTCAGTCTAGTCCGCGTGCGTCACGAGGAGCTAGCAGTCCAGGCCTCCAGGGTTTAACACCTGGACCCAAGATCAGCCAGCCATGATTTTTGAAACCCTTCATCAATCTGTTTGGCTGTCCTGTAATCTCTTTTTCGAACATTTGAGGTGCATTCCCACTGGAAAGATTAGCAATGGGTTTCGGCAGCGTCGCGGTCGTACGACGTACCATGCATGTTAGGGTCCAAGAGAAGAGACAAAGCGCGGCAAAAGGGTCTGATGGAACGAACTCCATGCTCAGGCGATCGGTTACGCAGACACTGGTACCTACTGCGTCGTGTCATCTGCACGTTGGGCGACGCCTTTTCTTGGTAAGGCGATGAACCAGACTTTCGTGTAGTTCCATAATTCCATTGCAGAATCCACACCAATCATACCCGACTTTACGTGTACAGCCAATGAGCCAACCCACATTCGGCATGAGCTCCGAACAGGCTAGTCGACAGGTTTAGAGCGTACAGGATGGCTCTTGTCTTGACATCTTGTTCATGTTGAGTTTTTGGAACTAGAGGTTGATATTGCTCTTGAATTATCAGTTCAATAATAGCTCTACAAACTTTTTTATTGCAACTTTTTATGTTCAGATCATTTTGTTTAGAGATACTTTGAGAGGACTTTTACGGCGCACAATATGACCATATACTACTGTCTGAAAAGAACTCGTATGCAAATATCGGACGGTCGAGATTTTTCTATACCACTGAAATATTGATTACTAGTATAAGATAGTATATCTAGATAGTATATGTAGTATAAGGGCAATATGGAAAAAATTATTTCACTACAAGGTTTCACCCGTGATACAACGGCCTAAAAGTGTTACAATATGCCAAAAATGGTTGCAATAGACAAACTtgcaaaaaattataaaaattatCCTTAATTTATATTAAATTACTAATAACGATCTTACCTCTTCTGATGGACGGTTGTATCTTTTCTATACTACGTACTACCTCCACAAGTTTTAACTTCTTGGTGTCCCATAAAAAAAATCAAGTTCGTTTGTGTTAAATTTCTTCTTATTGGTGTCTCCGTTAGAGTTCGCAGCGGATCGAATCCGGCAGGAACCTGTACCCACGAGCCGTGGAGTTCCACCGCCATGCAGAGATGAAGGTTCTCTATTATTTAAAAGAGTACAAAATGAAGGTTCTCCATTATTTAAAAGAGTACGTCATTGTGCCAAGCTCAAGGGAATACAAAATGACGCCCAAAGCCTCAAAGCCATGGAGGAGGGGCTGAGCAAAGGGGCATCTGTCCCCCTTATAGCTATGGATTTCACTTGAATTGCATCATAGTTTATTCCTCAAGTATTCCTAAAAGTTTTATATGAATTGAATATTCATATTTATATGTAGCTTTATTATTTGAGGATTTCCTAGCATAGATTCCCGGTTACATCGATTCCTATATGACTATATACTATAAATAGAAGTGTGTAGTGAAAGCATGATATAGGTAGGGATCAATATTCATCATTTCTACATTATCATTGAAACAACACTTTAATCCTAACAACTCAACATCGTACCAACATATAATAAATATAAAAGTGGTCTTACGTTTCCTTATTTTGCATTAGTGTTTTACACGCAAAAACTCAATGTGAACAAATTTGTTGTGATAACATGGAATTGGTTAAACATTAATGCAAAATAAAACCATAAAAGCTTAGGGCCCCTCCATAGACATGAACATCTCTCGTATCATCACATTAGAAAATCGGAGAGAaaatggagattgctaaatTCTTCGCCTGCCCATGAATGAATGCAATAAAATGGTGCCAGACAGAATCAAATGCGAAGTATCTTTTAATATAATATTGATTCAGTATCGTCTTGAGCTTCACATGAGGATTTTCAATTGTATTTTATACCTCATGACCAACAATAATTCAAATTATATGCATACTTACTTTGTGTAAATTAAGTTCTTATATGAATGGATTCATGTTTGTAGTATCTCTCACTACAATACTGATTTTGTAGCAATTGATTATATATTGCAAGAGAAATCGATGATCAAATTATAATGGAAAAAATCCATTTTACTCCCTGCAACAATTCACTTTATCCGCTTAACCCCCCTGAGCAAAATTTAGCCACAATTTACTCTCTCAATAAATCCAATTAGTCCAATCTACTCTCTAatgatatttctcttttttgtTTCTCTGCGTAcgaattgaattttaagtttaaattttgtgagtggatagagaacatgatgtcatatgttaaaaaatacattaagaatttttcatgattatttttataatttggAAATATTTAACATGAAATTTATCAAAAAATACaattctgcatgaaaaatattcataaaaaaattataatgtATTTTTCTAACATAGAGCATCATATTATAAATTACATTGCAAAATTTAAAGTTCAAATTCCACTCGTgagtggagaaataaaaaaaagaatTCTCATTAGGGGATAGATTGGACCAATTGAAATAGTTTGGGGTGGTAGTTTGCGTCTAAATTTTATTTAGGGGGTTAAGTGGATAAAATAAATTGTTGAAGGGAGTAAAATGGACGTTTTCCGATTATAATTGCAAAGACTTCCTGATCCTAATACTTCTACTACAAATgtgggtgggggtgggggagggGTAGAAGGACCTATTCGTCAGAAATAATTTTTACCACGAGGGAAGGTGAATAAATATAATCTACTTTTCTTTCCTGAACCTTCATAAGAAGATCAACACCAGTAACCATTGTCACTACTGAATATCAGACCTCATGTTCATGAGCACAATGAACACCATGGCAACATCAGCACTGGCTCCAATTACATGCACAGAGAAGGCCTCTCACTCTCTCGCCACTAGCACACAGAATCTGCAGATATTCTTGGCAAGAAGGCTAAAATCTCATAtcttgacaaggttcttctgaATACGACTCATGTCTGTCTAAGGGCGAGAATCCGCTTCTTGGGAGGGAGGGAAGCGgtagaacggcggcggcggcgccgccggctcGTAGAGCGGGAACGGCAAGAACGGCGGGCGCAGGAAGGGCACCAGCCAATCCGGCACTGGGAACGGCCACGGGAACGACACCGTCCCGCCGGCTGCGCCGCCCGGCGAGGCGTACGGCGGCCGGAACGGCGGCCAGAAGAGCGGCAGGAACGGCCAAAAGAAGAGCGACGAGCCGAACGCGCTGCCGCCGGGGCAGAGCGCGCCGTCCCGCTTGGCGGGGCGGAAGTTGAGCGCGTTGAGGTTGAGGAAGCAGGCGTTGGTGGCGCGGGAGCGGAGCGCGATGTGCTGCGTGGAGCCCCCGACGCCCGGGACGTtgcaggcggcggaggagctccG is part of the Panicum hallii strain FIL2 chromosome 2, PHallii_v3.1, whole genome shotgun sequence genome and encodes:
- the LOC112883455 gene encoding 60S ribosomal protein L7a-1; the encoded protein is MAPKRGGKAPVPAKKKTEKVTNPLFEKRPKQFGIGGALPPKKDLHRFVKWPKVVRIQRQRRILKQRLKVPPALNQFTRTLDKNLATNLFKMLLRYRPEDKAAKKERLLKRAQAENEGKTVEAKKPIVVKYGLNHVTYLIEQNKAQLVVIAHDVDPIELVVWLPALCRKMEVPYCIVKGKARLGSIVHKKTASVLCLTTVKNEDKLEFSKILEAIKANFNDKFDEVRKKWGGGIMGSKSQAKTKAREKLLAKEAAQRMT
- the LOC112879344 gene encoding indole-3-acetic acid-induced protein ARG7-like; amino-acid sequence: MVEKKLPAAALEKGRKPGLITKTLDRCRSARRGKQQPPPPEGCCTVCVGAGRQRFAVRTECVNHPLFRALLEEAEEAFGYAAAGPLTLPCDADAFVRVLEQIEEEEAAAGEAAAAVARCGLARGHSAYRLLAPGRQLLVGRS
- the LOC112883328 gene encoding protein DOWNSTREAM OF FLC-like; this translates as MVAMASGLTALVAVSVALLLLLLMLSGTEAKFLSKANNITVVGSVYCDACSNNTFSKHSFFLKGARVLIKCSFKVNSTSSEELSLEAERTTDQHGVYKLDVPPVDGFECREGRELRSACRATLVRSSSAACNVPGVGGSTQHIALRSRATNACFLNLNALNFRPAKRDGALCPGGSAFGSSLFFWPFLPLFWPPFRPPYASPGGAAGGTVSFPWPFPVPDWLVPFLRPPFLPFPLYEPAAPPPPFYRFPPSQEADSRP